CTCAGAAGAGATTGCACGTGGAAAAATGCGCGTGTATGAGAGCCATGAAGTGTACAAAGAGCTAGGCATCGACCTTTGAGGGTCAAATATTCCGAAAAATCCCTCAAAGATTTAAAACACTTTGACAAGCCAGACCAACTCCTCATCGTCAAAAAAATCCACTACCTCGCAGAAAACTTCGACGCACTAAAGGCTTCCAAAAAAGTGACCGAGCTTAAAGGCACAGCGCTTGAAAACCAATACCGCTTTATCGTCGCAAGAAAAATCCGCGTGCTTTTTTGGGTCGTTGAAGGTGAGATTATCTTGCTCGTGTTGCGGGTAGGAATGCGAAAAGATATTTACGGCGCGTAGCTTTACATGTAAGGATTTTAAAGGATGCGTTTTTTTGCACAAAAGCAAGCAGAAGAAACACTAGGTGTTTGGGAGAACACTGGCGGCGTATGCTAAGGCCAAACACCTTTTCTCTATCTAATCCGAAGGCGTTTCTTTGGCCTTTTTTTGCGCTGCTTTGTGGGCTTTGTACGCTTCTTTGCTCTCTTTGACGTTTAGTTCTAGTGCGTCCCATTTTTCATTGGGCATGTCTGCTTTGAGCGCGGGGGTGGCTTTGGTTTCGCTTTGCCACAGGGCTTGGCCGGTTTTGGGGCATTCGCGTACACAATCGCCGCAGTAGATGCACAAATGGGCATTGTAGTGGTAAGTTTTACTTCCATCTAGTGCCCATGAAAACAAAATCGCCCCTGGTGGGCAGGTTTTTTCACACTTATCACAAAAAATACAAAAATCTTTATTGTATTCAATCAGTCCTCGCCAGTGTTCGGGTTTTGGCAAAGGCACTGCGGGGTACCCGTGGGTTAAAGGAGGGCTAAAGAGATTGGTAAAAGCGGTTTTGAGTGCTGCTATCATGGTATCCTCCTTTATTTGGCTGTGCAGCTCATGCACGGATCAAACGAAGCCAAAATGGCTGGCACGTCGCCGTACTCTTGGCCTTTAAAGATTTTCACCATCGCGGGGATGCCTGAAAACGTAGGGGTTTTAATGCGCATGCGCTCCAAAGTGGCGGTTTTGTTACCCCGCAGGTAATAAAAAAGCTCTCCTCTTGGGGCTTCAAGGCGCATGATGGATTCGCCCTCGGGCTTGCCTTTGACTTTGGCCTGAAGCTCTCCCTCGGGAAGCCCTTCTAGGATGTTGCGCACCATTGCCATGCTTTGGCGCATTTCACGCAGGCGTACGCGGTTGCGTGCGTAAATGTCTCCGCCTTCTTCTACGACCATTTCAAAGCCCACTTCCTGGTAGGGCAGTACGCTTTGTTCTGCGCGGACATCGGTGCGAAGGCCTGCTGCGCGTGCAAGTGGCCCAAGGGCGTTGAAGATGGCGGCATCTTCTTTAGAGATAGCGCCGATACCTTTGTATTTCAAAGACAAGGTCCAATTGGTCTCAAACAGCTCTTCTAGTGCTTCGAGTTTGGGCTCAAATGTGGCCAATCCGTCTAAAATAGCCTTAGCACACGCCGCGTCCACGTCGCGATGCACCCCGCCGATGCACACAAAGTCAAATTGCACGCGGTTGCCTGTGATGCGTTCTTGAAGCTCCATAATGAGTTCCCTGTCGCCCATAATCTGCATAAAAAGCGCTTCATACCCAGCATTTTCAGCCGTATGGGCAAGGCAAAGCAAGTGCGAATGCAAGCGGTCGAGCTCTACCATAAGCGTGCGCAAATACTGAGCGCGTCTGCTCACCTCCGTGCTCACTAGTTGCTCCACTGCTAGCGTGTAACTCAGTGAGTGTGTGATGGCGCACAGCCCGCATACCCGTGCTACAACAGCGGGTATTTGCTTGAACTCAAAGCGTGAAGTACAGGCTCTTTCTACGCCACGGTGCACATAACCCACGTCCGCCTCAACGCCTACAATGGTTTCATTGTGGGTCTCAAAGCGAAACCGTACAGGCTCCAAAAGCGCAATGTGCTGAGAGCCCAAAGGGATGCTGATAGATTGTTTCATGAGCCTTTCCTTAGGGGTGTTTGGAGGGAGTCTTGATCTAAAAACATCCCCTTGGTAATGCCAGAAATTGCGATGCCAAACATATCGACCATCTCCCCTTCACCAAGGTATGCAGGCGGAATAAGTGTAGCAATGCTAGGTATTTGGGCGTCATAAGCAGAGAAAAAATAGTAACAAACAACCTCGTCAACTTTGTCGTATTTGGCAAAAAAGTACTGTATTTCAAAGCCTTCTCCCGTGTCAACGCAATTCATGGTAATGAAATGCCACAGTGACGCATCGTAAAAATGTTCCAAATCCACCAACAACGTGGCAGCACTCGTTTCAATCTTCTGCATGGGGTAACCTTTGGCGCATGTGTCTGCGAGAGGTGAAAAAGAGAGTTTCATGTAAGCCACCAAAAAGCCGCTTTGGCTCTTCGATGGCCTTAGTTTTGGCTTCTAGGGCGGCTAGACCCTGAATAACACCGTCTATGATTTGCTCTGGGCTTGCGGCGCATCCTGGCACATACACGTCTACGGGAAGGTAGCGGTCAACGCCGCCCTCGACGTTGCACATACCCCGAAACACACCGCCCGTGCAAGTGCAAGCTCCCACAGCTACGACCACTTTAGGTTCGGCCATTTGGGCATAAAGCTCTACCAAGCGTTCACGGCTACGGTACGTCACAGGGCCGGTTACGAGCAAAATATCGCTTTGTTTAGGGTTGCCAGAATTAAGGATGCCAAAACGTTCGATATCATATTTTGGCCCAAGGCAGGCGAGGATTTCGATGTCACAGCCATTGCAACTGCCTGCGTTGTAATGCAAAATCCACGGGGATTTTTTACGGTAAGACTTAAACATAGCGCATTCCTCCTATGGCAAGAACTGCTAACACAAAGGCGCTGATGTAGACAGTGCGCACCAGATGGTCGATGCGTATTCTTGCAGAAGCGTTGTCAACACCACTAACGAGCAAAAACGCTGCGATGACCAGCAACGCGCCAAGCCACAAGAAAGCCCCGCCAAAGAGAAACACAAGGCTGTACACAAAGACGATTTCGGTCATTTTGGCCATGTAGATGACCTCGTAAAAGGTGCCACTAAACTCCACCTCAACCCCGCCCACTACCTCTTGGTGGGCTTCGGGCGCATCAAAGGGAGATTTTTTAAGCTTTATGGGCAAGATGATCAAAAGGGCCAAAAACATCAAAGGCATCCCCCAAAGCGCACTGGGAGAAGAGAGGATGACACCCACTTCAAAGCTGCCTGTGTGGAGGTAAAA
Above is a window of Sulfurospirillum tamanense DNA encoding:
- a CDS encoding type II toxin-antitoxin system RelE family toxin; the encoded protein is MRVKYSEKSLKDLKHFDKPDQLLIVKKIHYLAENFDALKASKKVTELKGTALENQYRFIVARKIRVLFWVVEGEIILLVLRVGMRKDIYGA
- a CDS encoding 4Fe-4S dicluster domain-containing protein; translated protein: MIAALKTAFTNLFSPPLTHGYPAVPLPKPEHWRGLIEYNKDFCIFCDKCEKTCPPGAILFSWALDGSKTYHYNAHLCIYCGDCVRECPKTGQALWQSETKATPALKADMPNEKWDALELNVKESKEAYKAHKAAQKKAKETPSD
- a CDS encoding hydrogenase large subunit → MKQSISIPLGSQHIALLEPVRFRFETHNETIVGVEADVGYVHRGVERACTSRFEFKQIPAVVARVCGLCAITHSLSYTLAVEQLVSTEVSRRAQYLRTLMVELDRLHSHLLCLAHTAENAGYEALFMQIMGDRELIMELQERITGNRVQFDFVCIGGVHRDVDAACAKAILDGLATFEPKLEALEELFETNWTLSLKYKGIGAISKEDAAIFNALGPLARAAGLRTDVRAEQSVLPYQEVGFEMVVEEGGDIYARNRVRLREMRQSMAMVRNILEGLPEGELQAKVKGKPEGESIMRLEAPRGELFYYLRGNKTATLERMRIKTPTFSGIPAMVKIFKGQEYGDVPAILASFDPCMSCTAK
- a CDS encoding NADH-quinone oxidoreductase subunit C — encoded protein: MQKIETSAATLLVDLEHFYDASLWHFITMNCVDTGEGFEIQYFFAKYDKVDEVVCYYFFSAYDAQIPSIATLIPPAYLGEGEMVDMFGIAISGITKGMFLDQDSLQTPLRKGS
- a CDS encoding NADH-quinone oxidoreductase subunit B family protein translates to MFKSYRKKSPWILHYNAGSCNGCDIEILACLGPKYDIERFGILNSGNPKQSDILLVTGPVTYRSRERLVELYAQMAEPKVVVAVGACTCTGGVFRGMCNVEGGVDRYLPVDVYVPGCAASPEQIIDGVIQGLAALEAKTKAIEEPKRLFGGLHETLFFTSRRHMRQRLPHAED
- a CDS encoding NADH-quinone oxidoreductase subunit H, encoding MSWFLTLMAPFLGTFVSGIDRRVRARMQRRVGPPLLQPFYDMFKLLDKRPMMVHGLHVSLGAMHFIALWVSIGIIMFGGHLLYAIFMHLLSSLFLVLAGYSVRSPFSHLGANRELLAIAAYEPVLILMAVGFYLHTGSFEVGVILSSPSALWGMPLMFLALLIILPIKLKKSPFDAPEAHQEVVGGVEVEFSGTFYEVIYMAKMTEIVFVYSLVFLFGGAFLWLGALLVIAAFLLVSGVDNASARIRIDHLVRTVYISAFVLAVLAIGGMRYV